The DNA region CAGCTCTCccaaccccttcctccctcagacccaggggcccAGACACCCAAGTCTTTCCTTCCTGGAACTCAAGAGCCCCAGCCCTAGCCTGTTCCTTCACCCCCTCTCTCATCCCCTTTAACTTAgaaatctgactttttttttttttaattctttctacCGAGGCAGCTTTTTGTCCCAACAAATGTGGTGAGTCCGGATTATGGGAACTGGTCCTCTATCCCTCATCCCTGCCCCGTGAATACCCAGCCTCCCTCTTTTGGGTCTGTGTGTTTTTTCATTCTCCGCGTGGAGGGGTTCCTGGGTCTCCCGTATTCCTTTTGTACCTCGGACTTCTTGGGAAGCGGGCATATACTTTTTGCACTCTTTACTGAGCTTGGTTAGACTGGCTTCCTACAGGGCTGTGTTCTAGCCCAGCCCCGCAGGCTGACCTCAGGATTCGGCTCTTGAGCCTGCCCCAGCCCTtggccctgccctctcctcttaGCCCCGCCTCTTAGTGGGGGGACACAGCCTCGATCCTGCCCCTTCAGGTTTGATGTTGCAGCCTCTGATCTGGTGCAGTACCTGCCAGAAGCAGGTTCACTCTTGTCGAAAGTCCTCGAATTGCGGAGGTGAGAGAGCTGGGCCCAGCCGGAGGGGTTGGCGCAAGAGGGGCGGAGCCAGAGGAGAGATCAAGAGTCTAAAGAGGTCGGAGACTGGAGACAGCTAACAAGAAAAGGCGTGGGGGGAGACCAAGTGgaagggggttgggagagggcCCAGAACCGTGAAAGAGCATCCCACAGTAACCCCCTATCCCCAGAGCGCAAAGTCAAGGTCCATCAAATGGAAGATATGATCCTGGATTGTGAGCTCAACTGGCATAAAATCTCTCAAGGCCTGACGGATTACAGCTTTTACAGGGTGGGGCCCTCCGACTCCCGTTACCCTTGAACTCCAAGTCCATCAGGCTTGCATGAGCCCCCTGGCCCTTGTATCCACGGGCCTGCACCCATAATGCCCATGACCCATGACCCACCAAGTTTGGCTTCTTCTGATCCCCTGGGACCCCATGCCCTGACCAGTACACCCTGGACTCCCATCTCTCCACTGAAGCCCCATGATCTCCTCACCCCTGTACTCCCCAACCCCTGAATCCCCCAGGCCTCTGTGACCCCTTGAGCTTGGGTCTAGGTTTGGGGGAACCATTCCGAGACCTTGATGTCCAAGGGGAAGGAGCCCACCCTGACCAAGACCATGGTGCGTCCGAAGGATGCAGGCACCTATCGCTGCGAGCTGGGCTCCGTGCAATCCAGTCCAGCCACGATCATCTACTTTCATGTCACAGGTCAGTGCTGGGGAGTTGAGAGAAGTGGGATTCAGGctcctggcgggggtggggtggggggggcggctTCAGGGGCGTGGCTTATGGGGCATAACTTCCCATCGGGGTGTGGTTTCAGGCCACGAGGGTATGGCTTCCTGCCCTGAGTGTGGCCTCTGGCCACTGGGCCAGGGCTCCCTTGTGGGTGTGTTTGGGCTTCACGCAGTTGGAGGCGTGATTATGTCCCGGAGGGCCTGGGTCCTGGGGCAAGTTACTGTGGGGAGAGCTTGCCTTGGCCTTGGCGGGACCTTTGCGCCCTCCCAGGACTGCTCCTAACCGCTGTTCTATCAGTATTGCCCAAAAGAATCGTGGAGGAGATACCGTCACCAAACACTGAAACCGAGGATGAGGTGGCCCCAGGTGAGGTGACTTTGGATCGCCCCCAGACGGCCACAACCCTCCAGTCGCAGTCTCCGAAGCCAGAGAAAGTGCTGAGAAGCCGCCTGGTCGGGCCGCTGATCTGGGGCTTTGTCGTGCTGATAGCCAGCGTTGCAACCGCGTGAGCCGCTCACTGAAGAAGGCAGGGCTTGGAGCGAGGGGCGGGGGCTTCCAACTACCTAATACAGAAGGGGGTCTCCAGCCAAGGAACGCTGAGAGCCGGACTTCCTTTGGGAGCGGGGCTTACCTAGGAGGGCGAAGCTTGGATAATTGCTAGAATAAGATCAAACATAGAGAGGCCGAGAGGGGTGTTCCTCCCTCATTAGGACCTAACCTGTTTCTGCTATTTGTACCCCAACCAGGATACTTTTCTCTCGGTCTGGGAAAGTGATCGATTTCATAAAGTCCTCCTGGTTCAGCACTGGCAATGGAGCTGCTCAGGACTCTGGGGTTTCAAAAGAAAAGACCAAAGAatcaaggagaaaataaatatttatctggtTGTCTAAGTATCTGACTCACTCCTCCGGACTGATTCTAACTTTTGGTTCCCCTAGGGAAGCCTGGGGATGGTCTTCTGTCTGAGGGAGAAGGGGCTGGGAACCTGGTCCTGTGGGTCCTGGAAGGGGCCAACTGGCTGCGATGTAATTCCAGAATCAAGGAGTGGGGCCGGGCCAGCCTTCCCCAGGTCTCCTCCCCCAGGCCCGGTCCCCTCACAGGACGCCCCCTCCCCGCTCTTCCTGCCGGTTTCCTCTTGCCTTTTCCTGTCCCCCACCcagtgctgggagctggggcagaGGCAAAGGCTGAACAGGAGCAGCGGGGTCAGGAACCAACCAGGGCAAGCGGAGACAGGGCCCCCGGGTGCTGCTGGGACCCGAAGCAGGGTAAGAGCTGGGGACCCAGGAGTCCAgcaccctcctccctcagacccaggagtcagTCCCCAGCCATCCCCCATCCCAGCAACCAGCAATCCGGgctcccatcccctcctccacccagatTCTGGAGTCTGGGTCCCAgacccctcctccctctgactCAGGAGTCCAGGTCCCCCTTCACCCCATCCCTACCTCTCAAGGCCTCAGGAGCTGGGGCTTTATCCACCCTCCCTTAGGGCCATGCTATCTGGTGAGCGGAAGGAGGGCGGAAGCCCCCGTTTCGGGAAGCTCCATCTCCCGGTGGGCCTGTGGATCAATTCTCCCAGGAAGCAGCTGGCCAAGCTGGGTCGACGCTGGCCCAGCGCTGTCTCTGTCAAGTGAGTGCCCACCTCCTCACGGttgctgcccctgccccacctgcctcCCATCTGTCCCTGTTTATGACCCAGTCCCTGCACTGGGTAATGCCAGGGAACCGGAAAGAGTTGGCTCCAGTTCCTGTCCTGAATGGGCAAGTGAGATGGCAGGCGGTAGGGGACAGTGGGCCCCAGTGATATAGGGTCCGGTGAGGGAAGTGCTGGGGCTGGAGATGGGCTTAGGCCGGTGGACACGGGGATAGGGACACAGGACGAGTAGCAGTTTGGTtcaccttcctcctctccctgctcaccTCTTGGAATTTCCTTCTGTGGGACtcgcctttatttatttattttctctccctcgCTCTCTTtgcctctggcctctgcccacgCCACCCCCCATCTCTATACACCCCGCGTCTCTCGCCCTTCTGTGGGTGTTTGTCCCCCACTATCTCTGGGTGTCTGTCCCTCCCTTTCTGGGTCTCtgttcctccccgcccccccccactctgggtctctgcccacctctctctttctctaaccCCTACCCCCGTCTCTGCATGTCCTTCTGGTTCTCTCTCCCGTGTCTCTGCTCGCCGGTGGGCTCCCAGGTCTTCGTCTTCGGACACGGGGAGCCGCAGCAGCGAGCCgctgcccccgccgccgccgcacgTGGAGCTGCGGCGAGTGGGCGCGGTCAAGGCGGCCGGGGGAGCCTCAGGGAGCCGCGCCAAGCGCATCTCTCAGCTCTTTCGGGGCTCGGGGACCACGGGGTCCGGTGGCGCGGGAGCCCCCGGGACTCCGGGGGCCGCGCAGCGCTGGGCCAGCGAGAAGAAGCTGCCGGAGCTGGCGGCGGGCGTGGCCCCCGAGCCGCCACTGGCCGCCCGCGCCACGGCGCCCCCGGGGGTCCTCAAGATCTTCGGCGCCGGGTTGGCTTCGGGCGCCAACTACAAGAGCGTGCTGGCCACGGCGCGCTCCACGGCGCGCGAGCTGGTGGCCGAGGCGCTGGAGCGCTACGGTCTGGCCGGCAGCCCCGGTAGCGGCCCCGGCGAGAGCAGCTGCGTGGACGCCTTCGCGCTGTGCGACGCGCTGGGTCGGCCCGCGGCGGGCGCCATGGGCAGCGGCGAGTGGCGGGCGGAGCACCTGCGAGTTTTGGGCGACTCGGAGCGCCCACTGCTGGTGCAGGAGCTGTGGCGGGCGCGGCCCGGCTGGGCGCGGCGTTTCGAGCTGCGCGGCCGCGAGGAGGCGCGCCGCCTGGAGCAGGAGGCCTTCGGAGCGGCAGACGGCGACGGTGAGCTGCGGGGGTGGGAAGCCGGAttctgggggcggggcctgtggAGGGATGGGTGGGGCTTGGGCGGGGCCAGTGTGGGCGGGGCCTGAGGGACTGTTGGGACAGGATGGCGGGCGCCGGGGGAGGGGTCCGCGGGACGGGGACTGCGCGGGACCTATAGCACTGGGTCTAGGGGAAGGCGAAGGTGGAGCAGGACCTAGGTCAGCCAGATGGGCTAGGCCCGAGGACTTTGCCCTTGGGATAGGTGCAGAGTTGATGGGCGTGGTCCTGATGGCAGATGGCCTCTCAGTAGTAGGGTGAATTGGCTCGTGAGGGGCGGGGCCTATGTAGAAGGAAGCTAGAAGGGGGACGCGCTTGGAAGGTGAGGAAATGGGCTATTAGATCAGAGCCTAAGAAAGGGCGGAGCTTCAGAAGGGTGGGCCTTGGACCAGGTGACCTTAGGCTGGGTTGGCTGCAAAGCCTGAGAGGGGGCTTGAGGGTGGTGCACGGGAAATGAAGAGGTATTTGTATTGGCCAAGGACCAGGCTCCTTGGGGGCCTAGTATTTGAGAAGGCCTGGCCTGGAACAGGAGGTGCGCCTATGATGAAATAACAAAGTCGGGGTGCACAGTCTGGCAGGGGTGGGGCCGGGCTCACAAAGATAGTGTCTGCTCAGGGAGCCTTCTCACAGCTTTTCTATTCCCGAGTCTCCCTTTGGGAGATAGAGTGGTGTAGCAGTTACACTCATGGGTTTTCTTCGCCGGTTAAACACAGCAAAATCCTAGGCGAAGATTCAACGATATAATGCATATAAAGGGTtttagcacagggcttggcataTAGTAGTTGCTAAATAAAGAATGGCAATTATAACCATcattgcctttcttttcttttcttttcttttctttttttttccaaaaagcatTCACTGAACACCTTCTGTGGGCCACACATTATTTAGGGCCCTGGGGGAATACAGTGGGGACATTGACAATTCCCGCCCTTCTAGATTTCACAGCCCAGTGAGAAAAACATCAGTTCACTCATTCAGCTCATTTCCACTGGgcacctactagatgccagggCTGTGTGTGACAAAGTTCGGAGTGCCAGTGGTGCCCTTCTCTGCTTCGACTTGGAATGTCAGGGAAGGGTGTTCAAGAGGAGGTGGTTTCTGCTTTCCTTGGGGCAGAATCTTCTCGGTTCTTCGTGAACAGttctagtgcctagaacagtgcctggcacatagtaggggctcaaaaaatattaactgaaagaatgaatgaatttatgagCTGAAATTACAAGATGGGTAGGAGTCAAGCAGGAAGTGtgttccaggcacagggaacagcatatgcaaaaacCTAAATGTGGGAAGCAGCCTCACCTCTTTGCAGCCAATTGTCTCTTTAGAATCTCTAGCTCTCCGAGTCTGGCTCTCCCTAGGTCTCTTTCCAGTCTCCCTCtcatctttctccatctctctcggCAGGCACGGGCGCCCCCTCGTGGCGGCCACAGAAGAACCGCTCCCGCGCGGCGTCAGGTGGGGCAGCGCTGGCCAGTCCTGGCCCGGGGTCGGGGTCAGGGCCCTCGGCTGGGTCCGGGGGCAAGGAGCGCTCGGAAAACCTGTCCTTGCGGCGCAGCGTATCGGAGCTCAGTCTGCAGGGTCGGAGGCGGCGGCAGCAGGAGCGCAGGCAGCAGGCACTTAGCATGGCCCCAGGGGCAGCTGATGCCCAAATCGGACCTGTAGACCCCGGCGACTTCGATCAATTGACCCAGTGCCTCATCCAGGCCCCCAGCAACCGCCCCTACTTCCTGCTGCTGCAGGGCTACCAGGACGCCCAGGTAAGCGCAACCTCTCCTAACGAGAGACCTATGCCCCACCCTTCGGTTGAATGGGTGGCAAAACTACAACTCCCAGAATCCCGTGGGTCGCGTTAGTCTCAGATatgtcagagaagagaaaggaagtggTGGAGATAGATGTCGGAGAAGGATTTCACTGGAGGGACAAGTAGGCGATGATTCATTTCTTTCAAAGTTGGGAGAAAGCAGTGTCTTCCTCCAGGGAGAATGCGAGAGcccactttattttatattttattttattttcccgcGCTGCGCaacttgcgggatctcagtttcccgaccagggattgaacccgggccacagcagtgaaagcccggaattcTAACCACTAGTCCACCAGGTAACTCCTGGGAGAGCCTATTTTAGAAAGGTCTTCTTGGAGGCCTCTCTTTCTTGAGGGAGAGTAATGGAAGAGTATCTTTTGGGGAGGGAGATAATTTGATTGATGTCTGGAATCTTGTTCGGGGTAAGCCTATGTTGTCTTAGGAGGAATGGattgaatcatttttttaaaaaatatttatttaattaatttatttttatttttggcggcCTCGtgtcttaattgcagcatgcgggatcttttgttgcgggtgcggactcttcgttgcggtgcaagggcttctctctagttgtgtcgcgCGGGCTCTGTactttgcagcacgcgggcttagttgccccgcggcatgtggggtcttagttccccgaccagggatcgaacccgagtcccctgcattggaaggcggattctttaccactggactaccagggaagtccctaaatcattttttaaagttgatggTTTACTTTGGAACGATTGTGAGCATTGTTGATGGGGGCAGGTGGTAGTGAtacttctattttatatatatcagtgGCAATAGGAGAACTTGTTTGAGTGTTGgggagcaagagaaagaaaagattagtggttggGGGCCAGTGGTAAGttatttcattaaagaaatgtCATGTATTATTGGAAATAttcgcgtgtgtgtgtgtgtgataattaGGAGAATCATTCTTATGGTTTTGTCTACCTTTGGGTAACAGTGGTACAGCCAAGTTCAACAGGTACAGCTGGGATCAATGGGAAAGCCCACTCTAGAAGATGGTGGAGTTTACTGAACAGTTCCATTTTTACTCTCAGAGAGGGATCCAACTGGGTTAGGTCACTTGGCTGTGTATATGGGTGAGAGGTTAAAACTATTCAAAGAACTTGCATTGGAGGAATTCATGCTTCCTTGTTGGGGCAACAGGACAGGGCAAGTTCATTGTAGGAAGGGGTTTGTGTATATTACAACAGCCCATTCCTCCAGACAAGGTTGGTGAATAGGAGGCTCTATTTTGGAATGGTGGTCAAGTTGGAAGGATCTATTCTGGGAATATAAGAAAGTACGTTATGGGAAGAGAGGGAAACATTGGAAACATCCATTCTTTCAGATGGGATTCATGAGAAATTTCTTTGTAAGAGGCTTCATTGGAAGTGTCCATTCCTTGGGTACAGGAGTAAGAGTTTAATCT from Balaenoptera musculus isolate JJ_BM4_2016_0621 chromosome 19, mBalMus1.pri.v3, whole genome shotgun sequence includes:
- the IZUMO1 gene encoding izumo sperm-egg fusion protein 1 isoform X1; translated protein: MGPRRLPLLVAALAGCLLPARGCVMCDPKVVEALNSLETDYLPGHLEAKHHKNVMKRVKQAVEAFKDLPIDEDSYMGVVDEATLEKAAWSLLKDLKRIMDSDVKGELFVKELFWMLRLAKDNFASYAAQFQKAAFCPNKCGLMLQPLIWCSTCQKQVHSCRKSSNCGERKVKVHQMEDMILDCELNWHKISQGLTDYSFYRVWGNHSETLMSKGKEPTLTKTMVRPKDAGTYRCELGSVQSSPATIIYFHVTVLPKRIVEEIPSPNTETEDEVAPGEVTLDRPQTATTLQSQSPKPEKVLRSRLVGPLIWGFVVLIASVATAILFSRSGKVIDFIKSSWFSTGNGAAQDSGVSKEKTKESRRK
- the IZUMO1 gene encoding izumo sperm-egg fusion protein 1 isoform X4 yields the protein MKRVKQAVEAFKDLPIDEDSYMGVVDEATLEKAAWSLLKDLKRIMDSDVKGELFVKELFWMLRLAKDNFASYAAQFQKAAFCPNKCGLMLQPLIWCSTCQKQVHSCRKSSNCGERKVKVHQMEDMILDCELNWHKISQGLTDYSFYRVWGNHSETLMSKGKEPTLTKTMVRPKDAGTYRCELGSVQSSPATIIYFHVTVLPKRIVEEIPSPNTETEDEVAPGEVTLDRPQTATTLQSQSPKPEKVLRSRLVGPLIWGFVVLIASVATAILFSRSGKVIDFIKSSWFSTGNGAAQDSGVSKEKTKESRRK
- the IZUMO1 gene encoding izumo sperm-egg fusion protein 1 isoform X5, yielding MDSDVKGELFVKELFWMLRLAKDNFASYAAQFQKAAFCPNKCGLMLQPLIWCSTCQKQVHSCRKSSNCGERKVKVHQMEDMILDCELNWHKISQGLTDYSFYRVWGNHSETLMSKGKEPTLTKTMVRPKDAGTYRCELGSVQSSPATIIYFHVTVLPKRIVEEIPSPNTETEDEVAPGEVTLDRPQTATTLQSQSPKPEKVLRSRLVGPLIWGFVVLIASVATAILFSRSGKVIDFIKSSWFSTGNGAAQDSGVSKEKTKESRRK
- the IZUMO1 gene encoding izumo sperm-egg fusion protein 1 isoform X2, which gives rise to MGPRRLPLLVAALAGCLLPARGCVMCDPKVVEALNSLETDYLPGHLEAKHHKNVMKRVKQAVEAFKDLPIDEDSYMGVVDEATLEKAAWSLLKDLKRIMDSDVKGELFVKELFWMLRLAKDNFASYAAQFQKAAFCPNKCGLMLQPLIWCSTCQKQVHSCRKSSNCGERKVKVHQMEDMILDCELNWHKISQGLTDYSFYRGKEPTLTKTMVRPKDAGTYRCELGSVQSSPATIIYFHVTVLPKRIVEEIPSPNTETEDEVAPGEVTLDRPQTATTLQSQSPKPEKVLRSRLVGPLIWGFVVLIASVATAILFSRSGKVIDFIKSSWFSTGNGAAQDSGVSKEKTKESRRK
- the IZUMO1 gene encoding izumo sperm-egg fusion protein 1 isoform X3, whose protein sequence is MGPRRLPLLVAALAGCLLPARGCVMCDPKVVEALNSLETDYLPGHLEAKHHKNVMKRVKQAVEAFKDLPIDEDSYMGVVDEATLEKAAWSLLKDLKRIMDSDVKAFCPNKCGLMLQPLIWCSTCQKQVHSCRKSSNCGERKVKVHQMEDMILDCELNWHKISQGLTDYSFYRVWGNHSETLMSKGKEPTLTKTMVRPKDAGTYRCELGSVQSSPATIIYFHVTVLPKRIVEEIPSPNTETEDEVAPGEVTLDRPQTATTLQSQSPKPEKVLRSRLVGPLIWGFVVLIASVATAILFSRSGKVIDFIKSSWFSTGNGAAQDSGVSKEKTKESRRK
- the RASIP1 gene encoding ras-interacting protein 1 isoform X2, with the protein product MLSGERKEGGSPRFGKLHLPVGLWINSPRKQLAKLGRRWPSAVSVKSSSSDTGSRSSEPLPPPPPHVELRRVGAVKAAGGASGSRAKRISQLFRGSGTTGSGGAGAPGTPGAAQRWASEKKLPELAAGVAPEPPLAARATAPPGVLKIFGAGLASGANYKSVLATARSTARELVAEALERYGLAGSPGSGPGESSCVDAFALCDALGRPAAGAMGSGEWRAEHLRVLGDSERPLLVQELWRARPGWARRFELRGREEARRLEQEAFGAADGDGTGAPSWRPQKNRSRAASGGAALASPGPGSGSGPSAGSGGKERSENLSLRRSVSELSLQGRRRRQQERRQQALSMAPGAADAQIGPVDPGDFDQLTQCLIQAPSNRPYFLLLQGYQDAQEKIKEIGDRQPENHPEGVPEVPLTPEAVSVELRPLMLWMANTTELLSFVQEKVLEMEKEADQEDPQLCNDLELCDEAMALLDEVIMCTFQQSVYYLTKTLYSTLPALLDSNPFTAGAELPGPGAELGAMPPGLRPTLGVFQAALELTSQCELHPDLVSQTFGYLFFFSNASLLNSLMERGQGRPFYQWSRAVQIRTNLDLVLDWLQGAGLGDIATEFFRKLSIAVNLLCVPRTSLLKASWSSLRTDHPTLTPAQLHHLLSHYQLGPGRGPPPAWDPPPAERDAVDTGDIFESFSSHPPLILPLGSSRLSLTGPVTDDALHRELRRLRRLLWDLEQQELPANHRHGPPVATPP